The Cellulomonas fulva genome includes a window with the following:
- a CDS encoding carbohydrate ABC transporter permease, translating into MTRSQAAAATVDPPPADAGPQPERAPDRDRRARNRLHRVEHRWALLFIAPPVIGFLLFTLYPIGFAVYTSLTSWNGLGPMRFVGLDNYVALVQDEYFRKSLWNTFFYMIGIPIGLVLSLLLAIALNRRIPGRTAFRTIYYVPVISSLAAIAIVWQFAYNGDFGLINQVLGWFGINGPDWLQNTATVKPAIILMAIWKGLGYSMLLYLAAIQSVPASLYEAASLDGANAYQKFRSITLPMVRPVTFFLVVTNIIAGAQIFTEINIMTPTGGPEFSSASVVWYIVRKAFKYQQMGYATAMAIVLGILVLVITLIQFRLNRRNSFSIE; encoded by the coding sequence ATGACGCGAAGCCAGGCCGCCGCGGCCACGGTCGACCCCCCACCCGCCGACGCAGGCCCGCAGCCCGAACGCGCGCCGGACCGGGACCGCCGCGCGCGCAACCGCCTGCACCGGGTCGAGCACCGGTGGGCGCTGCTGTTCATCGCGCCGCCCGTGATCGGCTTCCTGCTCTTCACGCTCTACCCCATCGGGTTCGCGGTCTACACCTCGCTGACGAGCTGGAACGGGCTCGGGCCCATGCGGTTCGTCGGCCTCGACAACTACGTCGCGCTCGTCCAGGACGAGTACTTCCGCAAGAGCCTGTGGAACACGTTCTTCTACATGATCGGCATCCCGATCGGGCTCGTGCTGTCGCTCCTGCTCGCGATCGCGCTCAACCGCCGGATCCCCGGGCGCACGGCGTTCCGCACCATCTACTACGTGCCGGTCATCTCCTCGCTGGCCGCGATCGCGATCGTCTGGCAGTTCGCGTACAACGGCGACTTCGGGCTGATCAACCAGGTGCTCGGGTGGTTCGGGATCAACGGACCGGACTGGCTGCAGAACACCGCCACGGTCAAGCCCGCGATCATCCTGATGGCCATCTGGAAGGGCCTCGGCTACTCGATGCTGCTGTACCTGGCGGCGATCCAGTCCGTGCCTGCCTCGCTGTACGAGGCCGCGTCGCTCGACGGCGCGAACGCCTACCAGAAGTTCCGCTCGATCACGCTCCCGATGGTGCGTCCGGTGACGTTCTTCCTCGTCGTCACGAACATCATCGCCGGGGCCCAGATCTTCACCGAGATCAACATCATGACCCCCACCGGCGGGCCCGAGTTCAGCTCCGCGTCGGTCGTCTGGTACATCGTGCGCAAGGCGTTCAAGTACCAGCAGATGGGGTACGCCACCGCGATGGCGATCGTGCTGGGGATCCTCGTGCTCGTCATCACCCTCATCCAGTTCCGCCTCAACCGGCGCAACAGCTTCAGCATCGAGTGA
- a CDS encoding carbohydrate ABC transporter permease: MTTIPVLRRGGTPAGATARQQPANRGVRNESRVTNTVLFIVLALFAVVMLAPLVWMFTTAIKTKTEVFALPPVLWPEVPQWDTFVRMWSEAPILSGFKNSFIVATTVTVVGSLTSAIAAFALAKMRLPGKNVIFLALLSGLMIPYPTIMIPQFVMFSRLHWVDTLLPLIVPLLFGNIIMIFFIRQYLESVPDSLIEAAKIDGASYLTIFFRMIMPMIRPAIAAQFILWFMTIWNDYLAPILYLNSPEKQTLQVVIANLNVEFATQRDYPLIMAASFVALLPIVIVFLIFQRQIIESVALTGTKG; encoded by the coding sequence ATGACCACGATCCCTGTCCTGCGCCGCGGCGGCACGCCCGCCGGCGCCACCGCCCGCCAGCAGCCCGCCAACCGCGGCGTGCGCAACGAGAGCCGCGTGACGAACACGGTGCTGTTCATCGTGCTCGCGCTGTTCGCCGTCGTGATGCTCGCACCGCTGGTGTGGATGTTCACCACCGCCATCAAGACCAAGACCGAGGTCTTCGCCCTGCCGCCCGTGCTGTGGCCCGAGGTCCCGCAGTGGGACACGTTCGTGCGCATGTGGTCGGAGGCGCCGATCCTGTCGGGCTTCAAGAACAGCTTCATCGTCGCCACGACCGTCACCGTCGTCGGGTCGCTCACCTCGGCGATCGCGGCGTTCGCGCTCGCGAAGATGCGGCTGCCGGGCAAGAACGTCATCTTCCTGGCGCTGCTGTCGGGCCTGATGATCCCCTACCCGACGATCATGATCCCGCAGTTCGTGATGTTCTCCCGGCTGCACTGGGTGGACACCCTGCTGCCGCTGATCGTGCCGCTGCTGTTCGGCAACATCATCATGATCTTCTTCATCCGGCAGTACCTCGAGTCGGTGCCGGACTCCTTGATCGAGGCCGCCAAGATCGACGGCGCCTCCTACCTGACGATCTTCTTCCGGATGATCATGCCGATGATCCGCCCGGCCATCGCCGCGCAGTTCATCCTCTGGTTCATGACGATCTGGAACGACTACCTGGCACCGATCCTGTACCTGAACTCCCCGGAGAAGCAGACGCTGCAGGTCGTCATCGCCAACCTCAACGTCGAGTTCGCCACGCAGCGCGACTACCCGCTGATCATGGCGGCGTCGTTCGTCGCGCTGCTGCCGATCGTGATCGTCTTCCTGATCTTCCAGCGGCAGATCATCGAGTCGGTCGCCCTCACGGGGACCAAGGGGTAG